One window of the Pseudomonas knackmussii B13 genome contains the following:
- a CDS encoding M15 family metallopeptidase, which translates to MEIEAMISAVQTALGIDVDGRAGPQTWGAIYTKIVGPLPAEAEEANISAVDPRSETLIATLLPEVRPYARALVQKATAAGIRIKVISALRTYAEQDQLYAQGRTAPGTVVTNAKAGQSNHNFGIAFDVGVFEGNKYLGDSPKYKAVGALGIELGLEWGGNWKSIVDQPHFQLRPTWAAEISERDMLAELRKRKADGRAVYA; encoded by the coding sequence ATGGAAATCGAGGCAATGATTTCGGCGGTACAGACGGCCCTGGGCATCGACGTGGACGGGCGTGCGGGTCCGCAGACCTGGGGCGCGATCTACACCAAGATCGTCGGCCCGCTGCCGGCCGAGGCCGAGGAAGCCAACATCTCGGCGGTGGACCCGCGCAGCGAAACGCTGATCGCCACCCTGCTGCCGGAGGTGCGCCCCTACGCCCGCGCGCTGGTGCAGAAGGCCACGGCCGCCGGCATTCGCATCAAGGTCATCAGCGCCCTGCGCACCTACGCCGAACAGGACCAGCTCTACGCCCAGGGGCGCACCGCGCCCGGCACGGTCGTCACCAACGCCAAGGCCGGCCAGTCCAACCACAACTTCGGCATCGCCTTCGACGTCGGCGTGTTCGAGGGCAACAAGTACCTGGGCGACTCGCCCAAGTACAAGGCGGTGGGCGCGCTCGGCATCGAACTCGGCCTGGAATGGGGCGGCAACTGGAAGAGCATCGTCGACCAGCCCCACTTCCAGCTGCGCCCGACCTGGGCGGCGGAGATAAGCGAAAGGGACATGCTGGCCGAACTGCGTAAGCGCAAGGCCGATGGGCGCGCGGTGTACGCCTGA
- a CDS encoding N-acetylmuramidase domain-containing protein, producing the protein MDYQGKGVPLDDSGMDQVCAALGVADAEVWAVLTVETRGFGFLTDRRPQILFERHVFHRLTKGKFDAGNADISNVTPGGYIGGAGEYDRLAKAIALDKANALQSASWGIGQVMGFNFKTAGYASTDKFVAGMVKDENSQLLAMANFIKENGLAAAHAKYQVLLPDLQLRTAQAALKYLGFNPGPIDGIRGRQTTSALIGFQHGEGLPESGLLDQDTFARLQAKAFP; encoded by the coding sequence ATGGACTACCAAGGCAAGGGTGTTCCGCTGGACGACAGCGGCATGGATCAGGTGTGCGCGGCCCTGGGCGTGGCCGACGCGGAGGTCTGGGCGGTGCTGACGGTGGAGACGCGCGGCTTCGGCTTCCTCACCGACCGGCGACCGCAGATCCTCTTCGAGCGGCACGTCTTCCACCGCCTGACCAAGGGCAAGTTCGACGCGGGCAACGCGGACATCAGCAACGTCACTCCCGGCGGCTACATCGGCGGCGCCGGCGAGTACGACCGGCTAGCCAAGGCAATTGCGCTGGACAAGGCGAACGCGCTGCAGAGCGCTTCATGGGGCATCGGCCAGGTGATGGGCTTCAACTTCAAGACCGCCGGCTACGCCTCCACCGACAAGTTCGTCGCCGGCATGGTCAAGGACGAGAACAGCCAGCTGCTGGCCATGGCCAATTTCATCAAGGAAAACGGCCTGGCCGCCGCCCACGCCAAGTACCAGGTGCTGCTGCCTGACCTGCAACTGCGCACCGCCCAGGCGGCGCTGAAGTACCTCGGCTTCAACCCCGGGCCGATCGATGGGATTCGCGGCCGCCAGACCACTTCCGCGCTGATCGGTTTCCAGCACGGCGAGGGGCTGCCGGAGAGCGGGCTGCTCGACCAGGACACCTTCGCCCGCTTGCAGGCGAAGGCGTTTCCCTAG
- a CDS encoding DUF2860 family protein, with protein sequence MRHLLFIPLGGAIALSAQAYDQIPQQDGLSGNVSLGVTSDQMKTNQIATVTGTHVSDKNIDSLGGSPDSKSYTKVVPAFGLSYTLAGSRTQFFAGTAMEDFINEDSVIDLGLRQGIGDPGNLRFSLLGSTPQEVWKDPYVSGADRKTTDRTSNGFRLGWENIFQSDFDVTYTQRKIDLNHERSGTALGLSQDQQDLLDRNGKDKKLDVSYRWQIDKDNVLTPTLSYIDRDLDGNAMKMDGYQADLGYSYLGLQGWQFGADAFGGHLKSDHTNPIYDQKQNVDRYGVSLSATYLEPFGLKDWSTRAAVNYGEENSNINFYDTRLGSVSVGMSYNF encoded by the coding sequence ATGCGCCATCTCTTGTTCATCCCGCTGGGAGGCGCCATCGCCCTCAGCGCCCAGGCCTACGACCAGATTCCCCAGCAGGACGGCCTGAGCGGCAACGTCTCGCTGGGTGTCACCAGCGACCAGATGAAGACCAACCAGATCGCAACTGTCACCGGCACCCACGTGTCGGACAAGAACATCGACTCGCTCGGCGGAAGCCCCGACAGCAAGAGCTACACCAAGGTCGTCCCGGCCTTCGGCCTGTCCTACACCCTGGCCGGCAGCCGCACGCAGTTCTTCGCCGGCACCGCGATGGAAGACTTCATCAACGAGGACAGCGTCATCGACCTGGGCCTGCGCCAGGGCATCGGCGACCCCGGCAACCTGCGCTTCAGCCTGCTCGGCTCCACGCCCCAGGAGGTCTGGAAGGACCCGTACGTGTCCGGCGCCGACCGCAAGACCACCGACCGCACCAGCAACGGCTTCCGCCTGGGCTGGGAAAACATCTTCCAGTCCGACTTCGACGTCACCTACACCCAGCGCAAGATCGACCTCAACCACGAGCGCAGCGGCACCGCCCTCGGCCTGAGCCAGGACCAGCAGGACCTGCTCGACCGTAACGGCAAGGACAAGAAGCTCGACGTCAGCTACCGCTGGCAGATCGACAAGGACAACGTCCTGACCCCGACCCTGAGCTACATCGACCGCGACCTGGACGGTAACGCCATGAAAATGGACGGCTACCAGGCCGACCTCGGCTACAGCTACCTTGGCCTGCAGGGCTGGCAGTTCGGCGCCGACGCCTTCGGCGGGCACCTGAAGAGCGATCACACCAACCCGATCTACGACCAGAAGCAGAACGTCGACCGCTACGGCGTGTCGCTCTCGGCGACCTACCTGGAACCCTTCGGCCTGAAGGACTGGAGCACCCGCGCGGCAGTCAACTACGGCGAAGAGAACAGCAACATCAACTTCTATGACACCCGCCTGGGCAGCGTCAGCGTCGGCATGTCGTACAACTTCTGA
- a CDS encoding nucleobase:cation symporter-2 family protein: MNDRSAVASAGARPEDENLGIGANLAYGLQHVLTMYGGIVAVPLILGQAAGLSPGEIGMLIAASLFAGGLATLLQTLGIPFFGCQLPLVQGVSFSGVATMIAILGGGYAGGGIPAVLGAVMCAAAIGLLITPVFSRVTQFFPPLVTGTVITTIGLTLIPVAARWAMGGNSQSPEFGSTANIGLAAVTLLIVLTLSKLGSASISRLSILLSMIIGTLIAVALGMTDFSKVSEGPMVALPSIFHFGAPTFHAAAIISMCIVILVTLVETSADILAVGEIIGTKVDSKRLGNGLRADMLSSLIAPVFGSFTQSAFAQNVGLVAVTGVKSRYVVATGGLILVTLGLLPVIGRVVAAVPPSVLGGAGLVLFGTVAASGIRTLSKVDYRNNMNLIIVATSIGFGMLPIAAPSFYEHFPSWVSTIFHSGISSAAIMAILLNLVFNHFTAGNSDQQSVFVAASDRTLRYQDIAGLNDGDYFLKGKLYDKDGNEVPVLGDEHDHPAPQPRHPGPGALRQTSDSSA; the protein is encoded by the coding sequence ATGAATGATCGTTCAGCTGTAGCGTCCGCCGGCGCACGTCCGGAAGACGAGAATCTCGGAATAGGCGCCAACCTGGCGTATGGCCTGCAACACGTCCTGACCATGTACGGCGGGATAGTCGCGGTGCCGCTGATCCTCGGCCAGGCGGCCGGGCTCTCCCCCGGCGAGATCGGCATGCTGATCGCCGCCTCGCTGTTCGCCGGCGGCCTCGCCACCCTGTTGCAAACCCTCGGTATCCCCTTCTTCGGCTGCCAGTTGCCGCTGGTGCAGGGCGTGTCCTTCTCCGGCGTCGCCACCATGATCGCCATCCTCGGCGGCGGCTATGCCGGCGGTGGCATCCCGGCGGTGCTCGGCGCGGTGATGTGCGCCGCGGCCATCGGCCTGCTGATCACCCCGGTGTTCTCGCGCGTCACCCAGTTCTTCCCGCCGCTGGTCACCGGCACCGTCATCACCACCATCGGCCTGACGCTGATCCCGGTCGCGGCGCGCTGGGCCATGGGCGGCAACTCCCAGTCCCCCGAGTTCGGCAGCACCGCGAACATCGGCCTGGCGGCCGTCACCCTGCTCATCGTGCTGACCCTGAGCAAGCTGGGCAGCGCCTCGATCTCGCGCCTGTCGATCCTGCTGTCGATGATCATCGGCACCCTGATCGCCGTCGCCCTGGGCATGACCGACTTCTCCAAGGTCAGCGAAGGCCCGATGGTCGCCCTGCCCTCGATCTTCCATTTCGGCGCGCCGACCTTCCATGCCGCCGCCATCATCTCGATGTGCATCGTGATCCTGGTGACCCTGGTGGAAACCTCGGCGGACATCCTCGCGGTCGGCGAGATCATCGGCACCAAGGTCGACTCCAAGCGCCTGGGCAACGGCCTGCGCGCGGACATGTTGTCGAGCCTGATCGCGCCGGTGTTCGGCTCCTTCACCCAGAGCGCCTTCGCGCAGAACGTCGGCCTGGTCGCCGTGACCGGCGTGAAGAGCCGCTACGTGGTGGCGACCGGCGGGCTGATCCTGGTCACCCTCGGCCTGCTGCCGGTGATCGGCCGGGTGGTCGCCGCGGTGCCGCCGTCGGTGCTCGGCGGCGCCGGCCTGGTGCTGTTCGGCACGGTGGCGGCGAGTGGCATCCGCACGCTGTCGAAGGTCGACTACCGCAACAACATGAACCTGATCATCGTCGCCACCTCGATCGGCTTCGGCATGCTGCCGATCGCCGCGCCGAGCTTCTACGAGCACTTCCCCAGCTGGGTTTCGACCATCTTCCACTCGGGCATCAGCTCGGCGGCGATCATGGCCATCCTGCTCAACCTGGTGTTCAACCACTTCACCGCCGGCAATTCCGACCAGCAGTCGGTGTTCGTCGCCGCCAGCGACCGCACCCTGCGCTACCAGGACATCGCTGGACTGAACGATGGCGACTACTTCCTCAAGGGCAAGCTGTACGACAAGGACGGCAACGAAGTGCCGGTGCTCGGTGACGAGCACGACCATCCGGCGCCACAGCCTCGTCACCCCGGCCCCGGCGCGCTGCGCCAGACCAGCGACAGCAGCGCCTAG
- a CDS encoding DUF2271 domain-containing protein has protein sequence MKAPLITLAVAGAIAGPAFAQAGEVTLSTTLKDYSGRKAYLAIYLTDAQGHYQKTLYVAGKKPKYYRHLTDWAHGSGLRPAEFDGLSGASVGAGDNLTVSAQIADNLIDAGYEIRIDSAVEDQQENRAEVKVPLTRAGAGKAVAGSGYVSSFSYKL, from the coding sequence ATGAAAGCACCCCTGATCACCCTCGCCGTGGCCGGCGCCATTGCCGGCCCCGCCTTCGCCCAGGCCGGCGAAGTCACCCTCAGCACCACGCTGAAGGACTACAGCGGCCGCAAGGCGTACCTCGCCATCTACCTCACCGATGCCCAGGGTCACTACCAGAAGACCCTCTATGTGGCCGGCAAGAAACCCAAGTACTACCGCCACCTCACCGACTGGGCCCACGGCAGCGGTCTGCGCCCGGCCGAGTTCGACGGCCTGAGCGGCGCCAGCGTGGGTGCCGGCGACAACCTGACCGTCAGTGCGCAGATCGCCGACAACCTGATCGACGCCGGCTACGAGATCCGCATCGACAGCGCGGTGGAAGACCAGCAGGAAAACCGCGCCGAGGTGAAGGTGCCGCTGACCCGCGCCGGCGCTGGCAAGGCAGTGGCCGGCAGCGGCTACGTCAGCAGCTTCAGCTACAAGCTCTGA
- a CDS encoding PepSY domain-containing protein: MLRQLHAWPGVILALLLLILSASGAVLSTQPLAERVAAPATEPTTSVAVLASQVARQVPGIERLDRHPSGLLVAHYQRGSEHGAVRIDPNSGVVLGTYQTPAIYGWTRDLHRCLLLGTTGHALAGLGALGMLLLSLSGVVMLARRQGGWRNLAKPVHGQGPSRWHSQVSRLLLPVLLALGISGAYLSADNFGLVADGMDNEPAMPTEVAKGARPDPIQLKALRDVPLKDLRELDFPAQDDPADVFTLRTAQGDGYVDAVNGALLGYQPHGTARNIYEFIYQLHTGELFGVFGPLMGLAALSVPLLGFTGLVLFLRRRRAAQHQGEIAAEDADCVILVGSESNSTWTFARTLQRALEGAGRVVYSAPMSQGARDFPAARELLVLTATYGDGGAPQSAAGFLERLEHLRLPKAARVAVLGFGDRRFPRFCQHAVDVEGALLALGFHALMPRRDIDAGSLEAFHAWGRDLGDRLGIALDLAHEPDAPPLGQFRLLDKRIHQAPGDQPLAVLRLEPEGTASDYQAGDLLAVMAPGATTPRYYSLASDSAHGVLEICVRLRDGGLCSSYLHGLETGATLDGFVQAHREFRPSPGSAPLILIGAGSGIGPLVGFARRNSRQRPLYLYWGGRVPEAGVPFDGHLDRALAEGRISELRTAYSAGPQRAYVQDRLSQDAQQLRQLVVDGAQILVCGGRNMAEGVRQAFDEMLAPLALSVEHLRAGGRYREDLF; this comes from the coding sequence ATGCTTCGTCAGTTGCACGCCTGGCCGGGGGTCATCCTCGCCCTCCTGCTCCTGATCCTGTCCGCCAGCGGCGCGGTGCTTTCCACCCAGCCGCTGGCCGAACGCGTTGCCGCCCCGGCCACCGAACCGACCACCAGCGTCGCCGTACTGGCCTCGCAAGTGGCGCGCCAGGTACCCGGCATCGAGCGCCTGGACCGCCACCCGTCCGGCCTGCTGGTCGCCCATTACCAGCGCGGCAGCGAGCATGGCGCGGTACGCATCGACCCGAACAGCGGCGTGGTGCTCGGCACCTACCAGACCCCGGCGATCTACGGCTGGACCCGCGACTTGCACCGTTGCCTGCTGCTGGGCACCACCGGCCACGCCCTGGCCGGCCTCGGCGCCCTCGGCATGCTGCTGCTGAGCCTTTCCGGCGTGGTGATGCTGGCCCGCCGCCAGGGCGGTTGGCGCAACCTGGCCAAGCCGGTCCATGGCCAGGGCCCGTCGCGCTGGCACAGCCAGGTCAGCCGCCTGCTGCTCCCGGTCCTGCTCGCCCTGGGCATTTCCGGCGCCTACCTGTCGGCGGACAACTTCGGCCTGGTCGCCGACGGCATGGACAACGAACCCGCCATGCCGACGGAAGTGGCCAAGGGCGCACGCCCCGATCCGATCCAGTTGAAGGCCCTGCGTGACGTCCCCCTGAAAGACCTGCGCGAGCTGGATTTCCCGGCCCAGGACGACCCCGCCGACGTCTTCACCCTGCGCACCGCCCAGGGCGACGGCTATGTCGATGCGGTGAATGGCGCCCTGCTCGGCTACCAGCCCCACGGCACCGCGCGGAACATCTACGAGTTCATCTACCAGCTGCATACTGGCGAGCTGTTCGGCGTCTTCGGCCCGCTCATGGGCCTGGCCGCGCTGAGCGTGCCGCTGCTCGGCTTCACCGGCCTGGTGCTGTTCCTGCGCCGCCGCCGTGCCGCCCAGCACCAGGGCGAAATTGCCGCCGAGGACGCCGATTGCGTGATCCTGGTGGGCAGCGAATCGAACAGCACCTGGACCTTCGCCCGCACCCTGCAACGCGCGCTGGAGGGCGCCGGCCGGGTGGTCTACAGCGCCCCCATGAGCCAGGGCGCGCGCGACTTCCCCGCCGCCCGCGAGCTGCTGGTGCTGACCGCCACCTATGGCGACGGCGGTGCGCCGCAATCGGCCGCAGGCTTCCTCGAACGCCTTGAACATCTGCGTCTGCCGAAGGCCGCTCGGGTCGCCGTGCTCGGCTTCGGCGACCGCCGTTTCCCGCGCTTCTGCCAGCACGCCGTGGACGTCGAGGGCGCCCTGCTGGCCCTCGGTTTCCACGCGCTGATGCCGCGTCGCGACATCGACGCCGGCTCGCTGGAAGCCTTCCACGCCTGGGGCCGCGACCTCGGCGACCGCCTGGGCATCGCCCTGGACCTGGCCCACGAGCCCGACGCCCCGCCGCTGGGCCAATTCCGCCTGCTCGACAAGCGCATCCACCAGGCCCCCGGCGACCAGCCGCTGGCCGTGCTGCGCCTGGAACCTGAAGGCACCGCCAGCGACTACCAGGCCGGCGACCTGCTGGCCGTCATGGCACCGGGAGCCACCACGCCGCGCTACTACTCGCTGGCCAGCGACAGCGCCCACGGCGTGCTGGAGATCTGCGTGCGCCTGCGCGACGGCGGGCTCTGCTCGAGCTACCTGCACGGCCTGGAAACGGGCGCCACGCTGGACGGCTTCGTCCAGGCCCATCGCGAATTCCGCCCGTCGCCGGGCAGCGCGCCGCTGATCCTGATCGGCGCCGGCAGCGGCATCGGCCCGCTGGTCGGCTTCGCCCGGCGCAACTCCCGGCAGCGCCCGCTTTACCTCTACTGGGGCGGCCGCGTACCGGAAGCCGGGGTGCCCTTCGACGGCCATCTCGACCGCGCCCTGGCCGAAGGCCGCATCAGCGAACTGCGCACCGCCTACTCTGCCGGCCCGCAACGCGCCTATGTGCAGGACCGTCTGAGCCAGGACGCCCAGCAACTGCGCCAACTGGTCGTCGACGGCGCGCAGATCCTGGTGTGCGGCGGCCGCAACATGGCCGAGGGCGTGCGCCAGGCCTTCGATGAAATGCTCGCGCCCCTGGCGCTGAGCGTCGAACACCTGCGCGCCGGAGGCCGCTACCGTGAAGACCTGTTCTGA
- a CDS encoding FAD:protein FMN transferase produces MKTCSDLGALQRYSLNGPTMGSRYSAVFHAAQGFDTVPLAQALYEAVDDVDWQMSSWRTDSDLMRFNALPPGEWMTLPANLVWVLQTAVQVGAESGGAFDIAVADLVQAWGFGPGRKPADCFSREALERQARVSASAALEFDFDAGRVRKRQPVRLDLGGIAKGFGVDQLARALERHGIHDYLVSIDGELRAAGSKPDGSPWTVAIEKPEAGVREAFSVLELGEGALATSGDYRHFHDLEGHRVAHTMDPRRAVPLDNPLASVSVLAPSCMLADAWATALLVLGPEAGPALACERGMSALFLLRDGDAIRQLWILEGRVQD; encoded by the coding sequence GTGAAGACCTGTTCTGACCTCGGCGCCCTGCAGCGCTACAGCCTCAACGGCCCGACCATGGGCAGCCGCTACAGCGCGGTATTCCATGCCGCGCAGGGGTTCGACACGGTGCCGCTGGCCCAGGCGCTGTACGAGGCGGTCGACGACGTCGACTGGCAGATGTCCAGCTGGCGAACGGATTCCGACCTGATGCGCTTCAACGCCCTGCCGCCCGGCGAATGGATGACCCTGCCTGCCAACCTGGTCTGGGTGCTGCAAACCGCGGTGCAGGTGGGTGCGGAGTCCGGTGGCGCCTTCGATATCGCCGTGGCCGACCTGGTGCAGGCCTGGGGCTTCGGGCCAGGCCGCAAACCGGCTGACTGCTTCAGCCGCGAGGCTCTGGAAAGGCAAGCGCGCGTCAGCGCTTCAGCCGCGCTGGAGTTCGACTTCGATGCTGGGCGGGTACGCAAACGCCAGCCGGTGCGCCTCGACCTGGGCGGGATCGCCAAGGGCTTCGGCGTCGACCAGTTGGCCCGCGCACTGGAGCGCCATGGCATCCACGACTACCTGGTGAGCATTGACGGCGAACTGCGCGCCGCCGGCAGCAAGCCCGACGGCAGCCCCTGGACGGTCGCCATCGAGAAACCCGAAGCCGGCGTACGCGAAGCCTTCTCGGTACTGGAACTGGGCGAAGGCGCCCTGGCGACTTCCGGCGACTACCGCCACTTCCACGACCTGGAAGGCCATCGCGTCGCCCACACCATGGACCCGCGCCGCGCTGTGCCGCTGGACAACCCATTGGCCTCGGTCTCGGTGCTGGCGCCCAGCTGCATGCTGGCCGACGCCTGGGCCACGGCCCTGCTGGTGCTCGGCCCCGAAGCCGGCCCGGCGCTGGCCTGCGAGCGCGGCATGAGCGCCCTCTTCCTGCTGCGCGACGGCGACGCCATCCGCCAGCTGTGGATTCTCGAAGGCCGGGTGCAGGACTGA
- the ptrR gene encoding putrescine utilization regulator PtrR — protein sequence MDLTQLEFFRAVAQDGSITAAANRLHRVPSNLTTRIKQLESELGAELFIREKSRLRLSPTGRSFLDYAERILDLVEEARQVASGAEPHGSFALGSMESTAAVRIPELLARYHQRFPKVQLDLSTGPSGEMIDGVLSGRFIAAFADGPANHPQLDGRPVFQEELVLMSVQGHAPVRDARDVAGETVFAFRDTCSYRKRLEGWFAEDRVVPGKIMEMESYHGMLACIAAGGGVAIIPKAMFDSLAGGRNVTIHHLAPKHAEATTWLFWRRGTDTPALRAFISLLEPQASAQVA from the coding sequence GTGGACCTGACCCAGCTCGAGTTCTTCCGCGCCGTCGCCCAGGACGGCAGCATCACCGCCGCGGCGAACCGTCTACACCGCGTGCCGTCGAACCTGACCACGCGCATCAAGCAGCTGGAAAGCGAGCTGGGCGCCGAGCTGTTCATCCGCGAGAAGTCGCGCCTGCGCCTGTCGCCCACTGGTCGGAGTTTCCTCGATTACGCCGAGCGCATCCTCGATCTGGTCGAAGAAGCGCGTCAGGTGGCCAGCGGGGCGGAACCTCACGGCAGCTTCGCCCTGGGCTCCATGGAGAGCACCGCCGCGGTGCGCATCCCCGAGCTGCTGGCGCGCTACCACCAGCGTTTCCCCAAGGTGCAGCTGGACCTCTCCACCGGCCCCTCCGGCGAGATGATCGACGGCGTGCTTTCCGGGCGCTTCATCGCCGCCTTCGCCGACGGCCCGGCCAACCACCCGCAGCTGGACGGCCGCCCGGTGTTCCAGGAAGAGCTGGTGCTGATGAGCGTGCAGGGCCATGCGCCGGTGCGCGATGCGCGCGACGTGGCGGGGGAGACGGTCTTCGCCTTCCGCGACACCTGCTCCTACCGCAAGCGCCTGGAAGGCTGGTTCGCAGAAGACCGCGTGGTGCCGGGCAAGATCATGGAGATGGAGTCCTACCACGGCATGCTCGCCTGCATCGCAGCCGGCGGTGGCGTGGCGATCATTCCGAAAGCGATGTTCGACAGCCTGGCCGGCGGGCGCAACGTGACCATCCACCACCTGGCGCCCAAGCACGCCGAGGCCACCACTTGGCTGTTCTGGCGGCGCGGCACCGATACCCCGGCGCTGCGGGCCTTCATCAGCCTGCTGGAACCGCAGGCGAGCGCGCAGGTGGCCTGA
- a CDS encoding NAD-dependent succinate-semialdehyde dehydrogenase: MNQIAAIPAAISRSPATGQELARYPFQDADQLEAVLASTDSAFRQWSKTSVAERVAVLRKMAEVLRANVEPMARMEAQEMGMPVTQARGEINKCANLCDWYAEHGPAMLEDEKTSIEGAWISYLPLGPVLAVMPWNFPTWQVMRGAVSIILGGNTYVLKHAPNVMGCAYQLQQAWLDAGLPEGVFAVLNVEPPLVSKAIADDRIASIAVTGSVGAGAAIASQAGAALKKCVLELGGSDPFIVLADADLDAAVKAAVTSRFGNCGQVCIAAKRMILEESIAPAFTEKLLAAVKALKIGDPLADDTFVGPMARFDLRDELHGQVQQAIADGATLLLGGHKIEGEGNYYAPTVLADVKPGNTAFAKEIFGPVASLIVARDAEHAVELANDSEFGLSSALWTADKEKAQQIARRLVTGGVFINGFSASDPRVPIGGVKKSGFGRELSHFGLREFLNPQTVWVDRK; the protein is encoded by the coding sequence ATGAACCAGATCGCCGCGATCCCGGCTGCCATCTCGCGCAGCCCCGCCACCGGCCAGGAACTGGCCCGCTACCCCTTCCAGGACGCCGACCAGCTGGAAGCCGTGCTGGCTTCCACCGACAGTGCCTTCCGCCAGTGGAGCAAGACCTCGGTAGCCGAGCGCGTCGCCGTGCTGCGCAAGATGGCCGAAGTGCTGCGCGCCAACGTCGAGCCGATGGCCCGCATGGAAGCCCAGGAAATGGGCATGCCGGTCACCCAGGCCCGCGGCGAGATCAACAAGTGCGCCAACCTCTGCGACTGGTACGCCGAGCACGGCCCGGCGATGCTCGAAGACGAGAAGACCAGCATCGAAGGCGCCTGGATTTCCTACCTGCCGCTGGGCCCGGTCCTGGCCGTGATGCCGTGGAACTTCCCGACCTGGCAGGTCATGCGTGGCGCGGTGAGCATCATCCTCGGCGGCAACACCTACGTGCTCAAGCACGCGCCGAACGTCATGGGCTGCGCCTACCAGCTGCAGCAAGCCTGGCTGGACGCCGGCCTGCCGGAAGGCGTGTTCGCCGTGCTGAACGTCGAGCCGCCGCTGGTCTCCAAGGCCATCGCCGATGACCGCATCGCCTCCATCGCCGTGACCGGCAGCGTGGGCGCGGGCGCCGCCATCGCCTCCCAGGCCGGTGCCGCGCTGAAGAAGTGCGTACTGGAGCTGGGCGGTTCCGACCCCTTCATCGTGCTTGCCGATGCCGACCTCGACGCTGCCGTGAAAGCCGCCGTCACCAGCCGTTTCGGCAACTGCGGCCAGGTATGCATCGCCGCCAAGCGCATGATCCTGGAAGAATCCATCGCCCCGGCCTTCACCGAGAAGCTGCTGGCCGCGGTCAAGGCCCTGAAGATCGGCGACCCGCTGGCGGACGACACCTTCGTCGGCCCGATGGCCCGCTTCGACCTGCGTGACGAACTGCACGGCCAGGTGCAACAGGCCATCGCCGACGGCGCCACCCTGCTGCTGGGCGGCCACAAGATCGAAGGCGAAGGCAACTACTACGCGCCGACCGTGCTGGCCGACGTGAAGCCGGGCAACACCGCCTTCGCCAAGGAAATCTTCGGCCCGGTGGCCTCGCTGATCGTCGCCCGCGACGCCGAGCATGCCGTCGAGCTGGCCAACGACAGCGAGTTCGGCCTGTCCAGCGCGCTCTGGACCGCCGACAAGGAAAAAGCCCAGCAGATCGCCCGTCGCCTGGTCACCGGTGGCGTGTTCATCAACGGCTTCTCCGCTTCCGACCCGCGCGTACCGATCGGCGGCGTGAAGAAGAGCGGTTTCGGCCGCGAGCTGTCGCACTTCGGCCTGCGCGAGTTCCTCAACCCGCAGACCGTTTGGGTCGACCGCAAGTAA
- a CDS encoding glutathione binding-like protein, with protein MIELYYWPTPNGHKITLFLEESGIDYRIHPVDISAGDQFKPEFLAFSPNNRMPAIIDTAPADGGEPITVFESGAILVYLAEKTGQFLPSDVRGRKTVLEWLFWQVGGLGPMAGQNHHFAQYAPEKLPYAIDRYVRETNRLYGVLDHRLAKVPFLGGEHYSIADMASYPWVVPWKRQLQNIEEFPHLKRWFDHIAERPATIRAYEKAQPYSSRPAVTEEGKKLLFGQTAASLGKV; from the coding sequence ATGATCGAGCTGTACTACTGGCCCACCCCCAACGGCCACAAGATCACCCTGTTCCTCGAAGAGTCCGGCATCGACTACCGCATCCACCCCGTGGATATCAGCGCCGGCGACCAGTTCAAGCCCGAATTCCTCGCCTTCTCGCCGAACAACCGCATGCCGGCGATCATCGACACCGCGCCCGCCGACGGCGGCGAACCGATCACGGTGTTCGAGTCCGGCGCCATCCTCGTCTACCTCGCCGAGAAGACCGGGCAGTTCCTGCCCAGCGACGTGCGCGGCCGCAAGACGGTGCTGGAATGGCTGTTCTGGCAGGTCGGCGGGCTCGGCCCGATGGCCGGGCAAAACCACCACTTCGCCCAGTACGCCCCGGAAAAACTCCCCTACGCCATCGACCGCTACGTGCGCGAGACCAACCGCCTGTACGGCGTGCTCGACCATCGCCTGGCGAAAGTCCCCTTCCTCGGCGGCGAGCACTACAGCATCGCCGACATGGCCAGCTACCCCTGGGTGGTGCCGTGGAAACGCCAGCTGCAGAACATCGAGGAATTCCCCCACCTCAAGCGCTGGTTCGATCACATAGCCGAGCGCCCGGCGACCATTCGCGCCTATGAGAAAGCCCAGCCCTACTCGTCGCGCCCAGCCGTTACAGAGGAAGGCAAGAAGCTCCTCTTTGGGCAGACGGCGGCGAGTTTGGGGAAGGTCTGA